DNA from Deinococcus yavapaiensis KR-236:
GGATCGTGGTTGTTGACGACCTCGACGCTCGCTCCGACCGGTAAGTCGTCGAAGGTCGCCAAGATAAGCGGATGCCGTCGTTCGCGTGGAATGTCACGAACGTCGATGACTTGGTTGTTCTTCGGATCGAGTGGCGTGTTCATGTCGATAAGTCCTTCGCGGTCGCCCGGGGCCTTGGCCCACGACGCTGCTCAACATGGGATTTCGGAGTTCGCCGAACGTCGTTCGATTCAGTGATCGTAGGCTACCATCGGCGCGGGAAGCAAGGTCGCGAGGGCGTCCGGATCGGGAATCCACACGCGGCGCCCCTCCAAGCGGATGAGCTTTTGACGGTACAAGTGGCCGAGTTTTCGACTGATGAGCTCGGGAACCGTGCCGAGCATCGCCGCCATCTCGGGATTGCTCGGCAAGCAGTATCCTTGGCCGTCGCGTTCCAATCGCTCCAGCAAGTCTTGAGCCAGCCGGGACGCC
Protein-coding regions in this window:
- a CDS encoding DUF2249 domain-containing protein, with amino-acid sequence MNTPLDPKNNQVIDVRDIPRERRHPLILATFDDLPVGASVEVVNNHDPLPLHYQFQVERHGLFDWQYLQRGPDVWHVRIERIA